The genomic DNA GACCGATGTGGTTTGGTGGCATGTCTATGAGGGAGCCGTGGGACTCCATATAGTAGGTCCTGTTTTCGTTTGGCACTGCAATGAATACAGAACCCTGCTGCCTTAAGAGGAATTTCAATCGAGAGAAGACGTCATCCACGTGATCCATGTGCTCAAAGACTTGAAACAAACAAATAAAGTCAAATGCCTCTCTCATAGAATCGAAGCTACTCTCTCGAACGTCGTTCGAAAAAGTCTTGAAACCTTTTGCAGACAGTACGGACTGCGATTCTTCGTTATAGTCGACCGCAGAAATATCTGAGACGTCGAAGAATTTATTCTTCACGCGGTCGAGAAAGTAGCCGAAACCGGCTCCTACGTCGACAACGGTCTTTCCTTTGGTCTTCAAGCCCGTAAGCTCGACGATTGTTCGCGCATATTCCCATCTCATGGTTGGATAGGAGGGGTGCGCCCAGGCCAAGTTATAAAATTCGATGCCGCCCGCGACGAAGGGATCTGCGAAACCGAATCCGCAATCTGAGCATTTGCGGATATCGCAGGCGTCGCGGCCCCAGAGATCCGAGAGGTGGCTCGTCAGCTTTCGAGAGCGCTCGGGGTCTTGCCGCGGATTAATGAAGTGTCGGGAGGCCTCGTCGGCTGTCACTTCGAACAATTTCGCAGTTGATTTGCTGCCACACGCCGGACAGATGGTCATCACGCTTGTCCCTAAAGCCCTGACCGCACGAAGCCGCGATTCCGAATTGGCAAATGCACTCGACGTGACCTTACGATGGGGACCGAACGTCACCATCATTTATCTGAATGACATCGTTCGGCGGAGTGGCGCCGCAATGAGTCCTCATGCTGCACAGGGTAGAGGCCTCGAGGTTGAGAGACGCCTTCTGCCAGCCCGGAAGTTCGCAATTGTTGAACCCTCGCGCCGGTTTCCGTGGGCGCATCGGCAGATGCCGATACTCGGAATGAAAGCCCCTTTGCGATGACTTGCATCGAGCAGCGGAACTCATGATCCAGCCGCTCTGCCGAATCCGGTCATTCAGGTGAATGATGGCGAGGCCCTGCGCCCATCGTAAGCTCTCCTTGCCGTGATGACTTTGCCTCTTCGGAAGCGCCAATTCATGTCAGATAGGGGCCAGCGACATTCTGTTCCCAGGGCCGAGAAAGCAACCATCGATATTGCGTGGAGCCCGATCGACACCATCGTTTGCGCGGCTGGAAGGGTCGGCCATGGCGATCGCCGGCCAGCTTATTCTGGTCGCAATGCTATACGGTCCTTCGGTGACCTTGTCAGCAATCCCTGCGACCTCGACGATGCGGCTTCTCGCACGCGCGGACTATCTCGAATGCAAGGCTGAGCTTCAAGCGGCACGCCAAGTTCCGATTTGGCAACAGCGCGGACCTTTTGCTTATACGAAAACCGTGAAGCGCGGCTATTATGATCGGGTGTTGAATTCGTGATCATCGAGCTTTTCGGACCGCCCGGTTCGGGCAAGACGACCTTTGCTCACGCCCTTGCCAAGCGCCTGTGCGAGGACGGATACCACGCTGAGGTTGCGCGGAGCTACCAGC from Mesorhizobium sp. M1E.F.Ca.ET.045.02.1.1 includes the following:
- a CDS encoding methyltransferase domain-containing protein; translated protein: MTICPACGSKSTAKLFEVTADEASRHFINPRQDPERSRKLTSHLSDLWGRDACDIRKCSDCGFGFADPFVAGGIEFYNLAWAHPSYPTMRWEYARTIVELTGLKTKGKTVVDVGAGFGYFLDRVKNKFFDVSDISAVDYNEESQSVLSAKGFKTFSNDVRESSFDSMREAFDFICLFQVFEHMDHVDDVFSRLKFLLRQQGSVFIAVPNENRTYYMESHGSLIDMPPNHIGRWTKEAFDAMCRRHDLQLTKCEREPFNLLGFLKQDIVNSYLRKGEKPGTLSEFVRALPRSKAQRIAQGLTALAISPSRLPAWAYAVKNASTLGGNALWARIDKVSSSALRLH